In one Spirosoma rigui genomic region, the following are encoded:
- a CDS encoding DUF4242 domain-containing protein gives MPKYVIEREIPGAGQLSAEQLKGISQTSCGVLSNMGPQIQWLQSYVTGDKIYCVYIAPNEEMVREHARQGGFPANLVSEVNTIIDPTTAE, from the coding sequence ATGCCTAAGTACGTGATCGAACGCGAAATACCCGGTGCCGGGCAGTTATCCGCCGAGCAGTTGAAAGGAATCTCACAAACCTCCTGTGGCGTTCTAAGCAATATGGGACCGCAAATCCAGTGGTTGCAGAGCTACGTAACCGGCGACAAGATTTACTGCGTCTACATTGCCCCCAACGAAGAGATGGTTCGTGAACACGCCAGACAGGGCGGCTTTCCGGCTAATTTGGTTAGTGAAGTGAACACCATCATCGACCCCACAA